A portion of the Oxynema aestuarii AP17 genome contains these proteins:
- a CDS encoding helix-turn-helix domain-containing protein: protein MLTMTYEYKLQPTAEQMAAIEKTLDMCRSVWNFALGQRKDWCNSRKSPIHAGSIQSE from the coding sequence ATGCTAACCATGACTTACGAATACAAATTACAACCCACCGCCGAACAGATGGCCGCGATCGAGAAAACTCTAGACATGTGCCGTTCGGTTTGGAACTTTGCGCTCGGACAGCGTAAAGATTGGTGTAACTCTCGTAAGTCTCCCATTCATGCTGGCTCGATTCAGTCTGAATAA
- a CDS encoding DUF1565 domain-containing protein → MYSTSTPQQPRHSQSAFAKRLHGRIATLVVLSAALASSLYTPATLAEPSAPSLAQNDRIKQNTEAQRIFVSATDGNDSTGNGSESQPFKTITRALRVAKTNSAIVLAPGTYSAETGESFPLMLKPGMTLQGNPDNRGRGIVIRGGGDFLSPSFARQDATILAGDGSTLTGVTVTNPNRRGYGVWIESTAPTVTRNTFTESTHDGISVVGDGRGKIEDNHFIRNGANGITIYGSARPEIRDNLFERTGFGINVAQKSAPILIGNRLVWNRDGILVQGEARPILRNNELERNQQSGVVTISNALPDLGTAEEPGGNVFRNNGQYDINAEASKQIIPAFGNQLASDRTVGRLDLRGVVDPNPQTVASNPQRRLPPLNRGSANTVKPATRPFPSPTTTNTPAPEPEPTREIPVPRPGAPIEIPVPPPDGRSPSVSRGESPAPTGQSASTSNPRIGNQPGDTLPVLLPVPDPNAPLGNGGGGVPQVVVSQNPQGSGSPPPPPDRAAALGLRYRVIVNTTSDRDHARIRRIVPDAFRTRINGRLVMQVGAFATQDKVDEMLSLLKKNGFTGTVLPID, encoded by the coding sequence ATGTATTCCACATCCACCCCCCAACAGCCCCGTCATTCCCAAAGCGCGTTCGCGAAGCGTCTGCACGGGAGAATCGCCACCCTGGTCGTTCTGAGTGCAGCCCTCGCCAGCAGTCTTTATACCCCGGCGACCCTCGCCGAACCCAGTGCGCCATCCCTGGCCCAAAACGATCGAATCAAGCAAAACACCGAGGCTCAGAGAATCTTTGTCAGCGCGACCGACGGCAATGACAGCACCGGAAACGGGAGCGAGAGTCAACCGTTTAAAACGATTACGCGCGCTTTGCGGGTGGCGAAAACCAATAGCGCGATCGTCCTCGCCCCGGGAACCTACAGCGCCGAGACAGGCGAAAGTTTTCCCCTGATGCTCAAACCGGGAATGACCTTACAAGGCAATCCCGACAATCGAGGTCGCGGGATCGTCATTCGCGGGGGCGGGGATTTTCTCAGTCCGAGTTTCGCGCGCCAGGATGCGACGATTTTAGCGGGGGATGGGTCAACGCTGACGGGGGTAACGGTGACCAATCCCAACCGCCGGGGATATGGGGTGTGGATCGAATCGACGGCGCCGACGGTGACCCGCAATACGTTTACGGAAAGTACCCACGATGGGATTTCCGTCGTGGGAGACGGGCGGGGAAAGATTGAAGACAATCATTTTATCCGCAATGGGGCGAATGGAATAACGATCTACGGAAGCGCCAGACCGGAGATTCGAGATAATTTATTTGAAAGAACCGGATTTGGGATTAACGTCGCTCAAAAATCGGCTCCGATTTTAATTGGCAATCGCTTGGTGTGGAATCGGGATGGCATCTTGGTACAGGGGGAAGCGCGACCGATTTTGCGAAATAACGAACTCGAACGCAACCAGCAAAGTGGGGTGGTGACGATTTCCAATGCCCTGCCGGATTTAGGAACTGCCGAAGAACCGGGGGGCAACGTGTTTCGCAATAACGGGCAGTACGATATTAATGCGGAAGCTTCAAAACAGATTATTCCTGCCTTTGGCAATCAATTGGCGAGCGATCGCACCGTCGGACGGTTAGATTTACGCGGTGTCGTCGATCCGAACCCTCAGACTGTCGCTAGCAATCCTCAGCGCCGCCTACCGCCGTTAAATCGCGGCAGTGCGAACACGGTGAAGCCCGCAACTCGTCCGTTTCCGTCGCCGACAACAACCAATACCCCCGCACCGGAGCCCGAACCGACCCGAGAGATCCCGGTTCCCCGTCCCGGTGCGCCCATCGAGATCCCGGTTCCGCCGCCGGACGGGCGATCGCCAAGCGTTTCCAGAGGAGAATCGCCCGCGCCTACTGGGCAGTCTGCTTCGACCTCTAACCCACGCATTGGCAACCAACCGGGGGATACCTTACCCGTTCTGTTGCCCGTCCCGGATCCGAATGCCCCGTTGGGTAATGGAGGGGGTGGGGTTCCCCAAGTCGTAGTTTCCCAAAATCCCCAGGGTTCTGGCAGTCCGCCGCCGCCGCCCGATCGCGCCGCCGCCTTGGGATTGCGTTACCGGGTGATCGTCAATACGACCAGCGATCGCGACCACGCCCGCATCCGACGGATCGTTCCCGATGCCTTCCGTACCCGGATTAACGGTCGTTTGGTCATGCAAGTGGGGGCTTTCGCCACCCAAGATAAAGTCGATGAAATGCTCTCATTATTGAAGAAAAACGGCTTTACAGGCACCGTTTTGCCGATCGATTGA